From Roseburia hominis, the proteins below share one genomic window:
- a CDS encoding carboxyl transferase domain-containing protein, whose protein sequence is MSNTTPNAASERIANLLDAGSFVEIGGQVTARSTDFNMQEKETPADGVITGYGVIDGNLVYVYSQDATVLKGAIGEMHAKKIANIYDMAMKMGAPVIGLVDCAGLRLQEATDALHAFGTFYYKQAMASGVIPQITAIFGSCGGGLASAAALSDFTFMESKGRLFVNSPNALPGNDVKKCDTASAAFQSEEAGIVDAVGAEEEILEEIRALVCMLPANNEDNDAYEECMDDLNRACEGLADAAADPTIAISIIADDGNFFEAKRDYAKEMVTGLIRLNGMTVGVAANRSIVYDAEGKEEETFDGSLSARGCRKAAAFVKFCDAFGIPVLTLTNVTGLKASICSERNLAKAMAELTYAFADATVPKVNVITGKAYGSAYVAMNSKAIGADMVYAWPQAEIGMMEADMAAKIMYADADAETLKEKAASYKELQSSPLSAARRGYVDTIIEPEDTRKYVIGAFEMLFTKREDRPSKKHGTV, encoded by the coding sequence GCTTGATGCGGGCAGCTTTGTTGAGATCGGCGGCCAGGTAACGGCGAGAAGTACGGATTTCAACATGCAGGAAAAAGAGACTCCGGCGGACGGCGTCATTACCGGTTATGGGGTAATTGACGGTAACCTGGTATACGTTTACAGCCAGGATGCGACTGTCCTCAAAGGAGCAATCGGAGAGATGCATGCAAAGAAGATTGCGAACATCTACGATATGGCTATGAAGATGGGGGCACCGGTCATCGGACTTGTTGACTGTGCGGGACTTCGCCTTCAGGAGGCCACCGACGCATTGCACGCATTCGGAACCTTCTACTATAAACAGGCTATGGCGTCCGGTGTCATTCCCCAGATCACCGCGATTTTCGGCAGCTGTGGAGGTGGTCTTGCATCAGCAGCCGCACTTAGCGATTTCACGTTTATGGAAAGCAAGGGAAGACTTTTTGTGAATTCTCCTAATGCACTTCCGGGCAACGATGTGAAGAAATGCGACACGGCAAGCGCGGCGTTCCAGAGCGAGGAGGCGGGAATCGTAGACGCGGTTGGCGCAGAGGAAGAGATTTTAGAAGAGATTCGTGCTCTTGTCTGCATGCTCCCGGCGAATAACGAGGATAATGATGCGTATGAAGAGTGTATGGACGACCTGAACAGAGCCTGCGAGGGCCTTGCCGATGCGGCAGCCGATCCGACAATCGCAATCTCCATAATCGCAGATGACGGAAACTTCTTCGAGGCAAAGAGGGATTATGCAAAAGAGATGGTAACTGGGCTGATCCGCCTGAACGGCATGACCGTAGGTGTTGCGGCGAACCGCAGTATCGTCTACGATGCAGAGGGTAAGGAGGAAGAGACGTTTGACGGCTCCTTATCGGCAAGAGGCTGCAGAAAAGCGGCGGCTTTCGTGAAGTTCTGTGATGCGTTCGGCATTCCGGTGCTGACCCTGACCAATGTGACGGGACTTAAGGCGTCGATCTGTTCTGAGAGAAATCTCGCGAAGGCTATGGCTGAACTGACTTATGCATTTGCAGATGCGACCGTGCCGAAGGTGAATGTCATTACGGGTAAGGCATACGGAAGTGCTTATGTGGCAATGAACAGCAAGGCAATCGGCGCAGATATGGTTTACGCATGGCCGCAGGCTGAAATCGGTATGATGGAAGCAGATATGGCAGCAAAGATCATGTATGCTGATGCGGATGCCGAGACTCTGAAAGAAAAGGCAGCTTCCTATAAAGAATTACAATCCAGTCCGCTTTCCGCAGCAAGAAGGGGTTATGTGGATACGATCATCGAGCCGGAGGATACCAGAAAGTATGTGATTGGCGCGTTTGAGATGTTATTTACCAAGAGGGAGGACCGTCCTTCTAAGAAACACGGAACAGTTTAG